Proteins from a genomic interval of Pseudomonas versuta:
- a CDS encoding phospholipase D-like domain-containing protein, with protein MLFFALLLGGCSTLDAPREPSQATPAIESSFGRSIMAQAAPYQGRSGFRLLPNSGEAFRARAELIRNAQSSLDLQYYIVHDGLSTRMLVDELLKAADRGVRVRILLDDTASDGLDDILATLAAHPNIQIRLFNPLQLGRGTGVTRAVGRLFNLSRQHRRMHNKLWVADNSVAIVGGRNLGDEYFDAQPDLNFTDIDLLCVGPVAQQLGYSFDQYWNSALSQPIGDFVSARLSRGELARARQKLEASLKLAQQRNNTLYQQLASYETSPQLDTWRKELIWAWGQALWDAPSKVLAKDEPDSHLLLTTQLAPELAGVNKELILVSAYFVPGETGLVYLTGRADAGVDVRLLTNSLEATDVPAVHGGYAPYRKALLEHGVKLFELRRQPGSNPGSGPHLFKHGMSSDSSLHSKAMIFDGQKSFIGSFNFDPRSGLWNTEVGVLVDSPQLAAEARRLALQGMSPALSYEPKLDQGKIVWVTEDNGRLHTLSHEPGNWWRRLNAWFSKSVGLEKML; from the coding sequence ATGTTGTTTTTCGCGCTGTTGCTGGGAGGCTGTAGCACTTTGGACGCACCTCGAGAGCCGAGTCAGGCTACACCAGCCATTGAGTCATCCTTTGGCCGTTCGATCATGGCTCAGGCCGCGCCCTACCAGGGGCGCTCGGGGTTTCGTTTATTGCCCAACAGCGGCGAAGCGTTCCGGGCCCGGGCAGAGCTGATCCGCAATGCGCAAAGCAGCCTGGACCTGCAGTACTACATCGTTCACGACGGGCTGAGCACGCGGATGCTGGTCGATGAGTTGCTCAAGGCTGCCGATCGCGGGGTGCGGGTAAGAATCCTGCTCGACGACACGGCCAGCGATGGCCTGGACGATATTCTGGCCACCCTGGCAGCCCATCCCAATATTCAGATCCGCTTGTTCAACCCGCTGCAATTGGGGCGGGGTACGGGTGTGACCCGGGCGGTGGGACGGCTATTCAATCTTTCGCGCCAGCACCGGCGTATGCACAACAAGCTGTGGGTGGCCGATAACAGCGTGGCAATTGTCGGCGGGCGTAATTTGGGCGATGAGTATTTCGATGCCCAGCCGGACCTGAATTTCACTGACATCGACCTGCTCTGCGTGGGGCCGGTGGCGCAGCAGCTGGGGTACAGCTTCGATCAATACTGGAACAGCGCCCTGAGCCAGCCCATTGGTGATTTTGTCTCTGCGCGCCTGTCCAGGGGGGAGCTGGCCAGGGCGCGTCAAAAGCTCGAGGCGTCTCTCAAACTGGCGCAACAACGTAATAACACGCTGTACCAGCAACTGGCGTCGTATGAAACCAGCCCGCAGCTGGATACCTGGCGCAAAGAGCTGATCTGGGCCTGGGGTCAGGCATTGTGGGATGCCCCCAGTAAGGTGCTGGCCAAGGACGAACCGGATTCGCATTTGCTGTTGACCACCCAACTGGCGCCGGAGCTGGCTGGCGTGAACAAAGAGCTGATCCTGGTCTCAGCCTACTTTGTGCCGGGTGAAACCGGGTTGGTGTACCTCACGGGCCGCGCGGATGCCGGGGTCGATGTACGTTTATTGACCAACTCCCTGGAGGCCACGGACGTGCCGGCGGTGCACGGCGGCTATGCCCCGTATCGCAAGGCGTTGCTGGAGCACGGGGTCAAGCTCTTTGAGCTGCGCCGCCAGCCCGGCAGTAACCCGGGCAGCGGTCCGCACCTGTTCAAACACGGGATGAGCAGCGATTCGAGCCTGCACAGCAAGGCGATGATTTTTGACGGGCAAAAGTCGTTCATCGGCTCGTTCAATTTTGACCCGCGTTCCGGCTTGTGGAACACCGAGGTCGGGGTGCTGGTGGACAGCCCGCAACTGGCGGCCGAGGCTCGCAGGCTGGCGTTGCAAGGCATGTCCCCGGCACTGAGTTACGAGCCGAAACTGGACCAGGGCAAGATCGTCTGGGTGACCGAGGACAATGGCCGTTTGCATACTCTGAGCCACGAGCCGGGCAATTGGTGGCGCCGGTTAAATGCATGGTTCAGCAAAAGCGTGGGGCTGGAGAAGATGTTGTAG
- a CDS encoding MFS transporter, with product MRWATYFAVLASVLSVGLALGVSMPLVSFRLESWGYGGFAIGVMAAMPAIGVLVGASLASKLASRFGTPALMRLCLWCGAMSIGLLALLPSYPVWLALRLLIGVVLTIIFILGESWINQLVVEQWRGRLVALYGSAYALSQLSGPLLLGLVGSEGDYGFWIGVALLTLAPLLLMGREGAPVTEAYSVTFKDLLGFCRGLPAIAWAVGLFAAFEAMILTLLPVYCLRQGFTADIALAMVSTVVVGDALLQLPIGALADRLSRRSLFTGCAVLLMLSSLAVPLLLNTLLIWPLWVIFGASAGGLFTLSLILIGERYRDDALVRANAHIAQLWGIGCLIGPLAAGAGSQWVSGHALPLFMAAGALVLVILVLRQGAFGAEQTAA from the coding sequence ATGCGTTGGGCGACCTACTTCGCTGTACTGGCATCGGTACTCAGCGTCGGCCTGGCGCTGGGTGTGAGCATGCCGCTGGTGTCGTTCCGGCTCGAAAGCTGGGGGTATGGCGGGTTCGCGATTGGCGTGATGGCAGCCATGCCGGCAATCGGCGTTCTGGTAGGTGCCAGCCTGGCCAGCAAACTGGCCTCGCGCTTTGGCACGCCAGCCCTGATGCGTCTGTGTTTGTGGTGTGGCGCGATGTCCATCGGGCTGCTGGCGTTACTGCCCAGCTACCCGGTGTGGCTGGCGTTGCGACTGCTGATCGGTGTGGTGCTCACGATCATTTTTATTCTCGGTGAAAGCTGGATCAACCAACTGGTGGTCGAACAATGGCGCGGCCGCCTGGTGGCGCTGTATGGCTCGGCCTATGCCTTGAGCCAACTGTCCGGGCCCCTGCTATTGGGCCTGGTCGGCTCTGAAGGCGACTACGGATTCTGGATCGGCGTGGCGTTGTTGACCTTGGCGCCCTTGCTGCTGATGGGCCGCGAGGGTGCCCCCGTCACCGAAGCGTACAGCGTGACTTTCAAGGATCTGCTGGGATTCTGTCGGGGCTTGCCAGCCATTGCCTGGGCGGTAGGGCTCTTTGCAGCCTTCGAGGCCATGATTCTGACCCTGCTGCCCGTCTATTGCCTGCGCCAGGGGTTTACCGCCGACATCGCCCTGGCAATGGTCAGCACCGTGGTGGTCGGCGATGCCCTGCTGCAACTGCCAATTGGCGCGCTGGCCGACCGTCTGTCGCGCCGCTCATTGTTTACCGGTTGCGCGGTGCTGCTGATGCTGTCGAGTCTGGCAGTCCCGCTCTTGCTCAATACCCTGTTGATCTGGCCGCTGTGGGTGATTTTCGGCGCCAGCGCAGGCGGCCTGTTCACCTTGTCGTTGATTTTGATCGGCGAGCGCTACCGCGACGACGCGCTGGTACGGGCCAACGCCCATATAGCCCAGCTATGGGGCATTGGATGCCTCATCGGACCGCTGGCCGCAGGCGCTGGCAGCCAGTGGGTCAGCGGGCATGCCCTGCCGCTGTTTATGGCGGCCGGAGCGTTGGTGCTGGTCATTCTCGTGTTGCGTCAGGGCGCCTTTGGCGCAGAGCAAACAGCCGCATAA
- a CDS encoding aldehyde dehydrogenase, producing the protein MTTLTRADWEQRAKQLKIEGRAYINGEYTDAVSNETFECLSPVDGRLLGKVASCDAADAQRAVEVARKTFESGVWSRLAPAKRKAAMIRFAGLLKQNAEELALLETLDMGKPISDSLHIDVPGAAGALSWSGEAIDKIYDEVAATPHDQLGLVTREAVGVVAAIVPWNFPLMMACWKLGPALSTGNSVILKPSEKSPLTAIRIAALAVEAGIPAGVLNVLPGYGHTVGKALALHMDVDTLVFTGSTKIAKQLMIYSGESNMKRIWLEAGGKSPNIVFADAPDLQAAAESAASAIAFNQGEVCTAGSRLLVERSIKDKFLPLVIEALKAWKPGNPLDPATTVGALVDTQQMNTVLSYIESGHSEGAKLVAGGNRILQETGGTYVEPTIFDGVSNAMKIAQEEIFGPVLSVISFDTAAEAIQIANDTPYGLAAAVWTADISKAHLTAKALRAGSVWVNQYDGGDMTAPFGGFKQSGNGRDKSLHAFDKYTELKSTWIKL; encoded by the coding sequence ATGACCACCCTGACGCGTGCTGATTGGGAACAACGGGCCAAACAGCTGAAAATCGAAGGTCGCGCCTACATCAACGGTGAATACACCGACGCGGTCTCCAATGAAACGTTCGAGTGTCTCAGCCCGGTCGACGGCCGCTTGCTGGGCAAAGTTGCCAGCTGCGATGCAGCAGACGCCCAACGCGCCGTAGAAGTGGCACGCAAGACCTTTGAATCAGGCGTCTGGTCGCGTCTGGCACCGGCCAAGCGCAAAGCCGCCATGATCCGCTTTGCCGGTCTGCTCAAGCAAAACGCCGAAGAACTGGCCCTGCTTGAAACCCTGGACATGGGCAAGCCGATCAGCGATTCACTGCACATCGACGTACCCGGTGCAGCCGGTGCGCTGAGCTGGAGCGGTGAAGCCATCGACAAGATTTACGACGAGGTTGCAGCCACCCCGCACGACCAGTTGGGCCTGGTTACCCGCGAAGCGGTCGGCGTAGTCGCCGCCATCGTGCCGTGGAACTTCCCGTTGATGATGGCCTGCTGGAAGCTCGGCCCTGCGCTGTCGACCGGCAACTCGGTGATCCTCAAGCCGTCCGAAAAATCGCCGCTGACTGCCATCCGCATTGCTGCACTGGCCGTTGAAGCCGGCATTCCGGCTGGCGTCCTGAACGTCCTGCCAGGTTACGGTCACACTGTCGGCAAAGCCCTGGCCTTGCACATGGATGTCGACACCCTGGTATTTACCGGCTCGACCAAAATCGCCAAGCAGCTGATGATCTATTCCGGCGAATCCAACATGAAACGCATCTGGCTCGAAGCCGGCGGCAAGAGCCCGAACATCGTCTTCGCCGATGCTCCCGACCTGCAAGCCGCTGCCGAATCCGCTGCCAGCGCCATCGCCTTCAACCAGGGCGAAGTCTGTACCGCAGGTTCGCGCCTGCTGGTCGAGCGCTCGATCAAGGACAAGTTCCTGCCACTGGTCATCGAAGCCCTCAAGGCCTGGAAGCCGGGCAACCCGCTGGATCCGGCCACTACCGTTGGCGCGCTGGTCGACACTCAGCAAATGAACACCGTGCTGTCGTACATCGAGTCCGGCCATAGCGAAGGCGCAAAACTGGTTGCCGGTGGTAATCGAATCCTGCAGGAAACCGGCGGCACCTACGTCGAACCGACTATTTTCGACGGCGTGAGCAACGCGATGAAAATCGCCCAGGAAGAAATCTTTGGCCCGGTCTTGTCGGTTATTTCCTTCGACACCGCCGCAGAGGCGATCCAGATTGCCAACGACACGCCATACGGCCTGGCGGCTGCGGTCTGGACCGCCGATATCTCCAAGGCTCACCTGACAGCCAAGGCCCTGCGCGCCGGCAGCGTGTGGGTCAACCAATACGATGGCGGCGACATGACGGCGCCGTTTGGTGGTTTCAAACAGTCGGGTAACGGCCGTGACAAGTCGCTGCACGCGTTCGATAAATACACCGAGCTGAAGTCCACCTGGATCAAGCTGTAA
- a CDS encoding cupin domain-containing protein: MSIATIVDFSTAKTQADRFSPAPEKVLKGNPEQVIHNHYDSPCGQMSAGVWEGAVGQWTVNYTEHEYCEILQGVSVLRDKEGNAKTLRAGDRFVIPAGFSGTWEVLEPCRKVYVVFEQKP, translated from the coding sequence ATGAGCATTGCCACTATTGTCGACTTCAGCACTGCCAAAACCCAGGCTGATCGCTTCAGCCCTGCACCGGAAAAAGTGCTCAAGGGGAACCCCGAGCAAGTTATCCACAACCATTACGACAGCCCTTGTGGGCAGATGAGCGCGGGGGTGTGGGAAGGCGCTGTGGGTCAGTGGACGGTCAATTACACCGAGCATGAATATTGCGAAATCCTGCAGGGCGTTTCAGTTCTGCGTGACAAGGAAGGTAATGCCAAGACTCTGCGGGCCGGTGACCGTTTTGTCATCCCTGCCGGCTTCAGTGGCACGTGGGAAGTGCTGGAGCCATGTCGCAAGGTGTACGTGGTGTTTGAGCAAAAGCCCTGA
- the rpmG gene encoding 50S ribosomal protein L33, translated as MRELIRLVSSAGTGHFYTTDKNKRTTPDKIEIKKFDPRVRKHVIYKEAKIK; from the coding sequence ATGCGTGAATTGATCCGTTTGGTGTCGAGCGCTGGTACAGGCCATTTCTACACCACAGATAAGAACAAGCGCACCACTCCGGACAAAATCGAAATCAAAAAATTCGATCCGCGGGTTCGCAAGCACGTGATCTACAAAGAAGCCAAAATCAAGTAA
- the rpmB gene encoding 50S ribosomal protein L28 produces the protein MSRVCQVTGKGPVTGNNISHANNKTRRRFLPNLQHHRFWVEEEKRFVRLRVSAKGMRIIDKRGITVVLAEIRRDGKI, from the coding sequence ATGTCGAGAGTCTGTCAAGTTACCGGTAAGGGTCCGGTGACTGGGAATAACATTTCCCACGCAAATAACAAAACCCGTCGTCGTTTCCTGCCGAACCTGCAGCATCACCGCTTCTGGGTTGAAGAAGAGAAACGTTTTGTTCGTCTGCGCGTATCTGCTAAAGGCATGCGCATCATCGACAAGCGTGGCATCACTGTCGTGCTGGCCGAAATCCGCCGCGATGGCAAGATCTAA
- a CDS encoding ABC transporter substrate-binding protein encodes MRLAAAPLLLTFCLSPLAQAATLSVCTEASPEGFDVVQYNSLTTTNASADVLMNRLVDFDVRAARLVPSLAQSWSVSPDGLVYDFKLRPGVKFHSTPYFTPSRELNADDVRFSFERMLDPNNPWHKVAQSGFPHAQSLQLPDLIKKIETPDPLTVRFTLSRPDSTFLPALSMGFASIYSAEYADKLLKAGTPQLMNSQPIGTGPFVFTRFQKDAVVRYKANPDYFAGKPAIDGLIFAITPDANVRLQKLRRNECQIALSPKPLDVDAATKDPALSVAQTPAFMTAFVAINSQHPPLDKPEVRQAINLAFDKDTYLKAVFENSAQTANGIYPPTTWGYAKDLPGYAHDPQKAKELLAKAGLKDGFKTTIWTRPTGSVLNPNPSLGAQLLQADLDKVGIKADIRVIEWGELIRRAKAGEHDLLFMGWAGDNGDPDNFLTPQFSCAAVKSGTNFARYCDKTLDSLISEGKTLTDQDKRSALYQKAQALIQQQALWLPLAHPTAYALTRKDVQGYQVSPFGRQDFSTVSIKP; translated from the coding sequence ATGCGTCTCGCTGCCGCCCCCTTATTGCTCACCTTTTGCCTGAGCCCGCTGGCTCAGGCGGCCACCTTGAGTGTTTGCACCGAGGCCAGTCCCGAAGGGTTCGATGTGGTGCAGTACAACTCGCTCACGACCACCAATGCCTCGGCAGACGTGCTGATGAATCGCCTGGTGGATTTTGATGTCCGGGCGGCCAGGTTGGTGCCCAGCCTGGCGCAAAGCTGGTCAGTGTCTCCTGACGGCCTTGTGTACGACTTCAAATTACGGCCAGGCGTCAAATTTCACAGCACGCCCTATTTCACCCCGAGCCGTGAATTGAATGCCGATGACGTGCGTTTCAGCTTCGAGCGCATGCTTGACCCGAACAATCCTTGGCACAAAGTGGCGCAAAGCGGTTTCCCCCATGCGCAGTCCTTGCAGTTGCCGGATCTGATCAAAAAAATCGAAACCCCTGACCCGTTGACCGTGCGCTTTACCCTCAGCCGTCCTGATTCAACGTTCCTGCCGGCGTTGAGCATGGGCTTTGCGTCGATCTATTCGGCCGAATATGCCGACAAACTGCTCAAGGCCGGTACGCCGCAGCTGATGAACAGTCAGCCGATCGGTACCGGGCCTTTTGTGTTCACGCGTTTTCAGAAAGATGCAGTGGTGCGTTACAAGGCCAACCCGGACTATTTCGCGGGCAAGCCGGCCATCGACGGGCTGATTTTTGCCATCACTCCGGACGCTAACGTGCGTCTGCAGAAATTACGCCGCAATGAATGCCAGATTGCGCTCTCCCCCAAGCCGCTGGATGTAGATGCCGCGACCAAGGACCCGGCACTGAGCGTTGCGCAAACCCCGGCCTTCATGACGGCCTTTGTGGCCATCAACAGTCAGCACCCGCCGCTGGACAAGCCCGAAGTGCGTCAGGCGATCAATCTGGCATTCGATAAAGACACTTACCTGAAGGCGGTGTTCGAGAACAGTGCGCAGACTGCCAATGGCATTTATCCACCCACGACCTGGGGTTACGCCAAGGATTTGCCGGGTTATGCCCATGATCCGCAAAAAGCCAAAGAGCTATTGGCCAAGGCTGGTCTCAAGGACGGCTTCAAAACCACCATCTGGACCCGCCCTACCGGTAGCGTGCTGAACCCGAATCCGAGCCTGGGGGCGCAGTTGCTGCAGGCGGACCTGGACAAGGTAGGCATCAAGGCGGACATCCGGGTGATCGAGTGGGGCGAATTGATACGCCGCGCCAAAGCAGGAGAGCATGACCTGCTGTTTATGGGCTGGGCCGGCGATAACGGTGACCCGGACAACTTCCTGACCCCGCAGTTTTCATGTGCGGCAGTTAAGTCAGGGACTAACTTTGCGCGCTATTGCGACAAGACTCTGGATAGCCTGATCAGCGAGGGCAAAACCCTCACCGATCAGGACAAGCGCAGTGCGCTGTATCAAAAGGCCCAGGCATTGATTCAGCAGCAAGCGCTCTGGCTGCCACTGGCACATCCAACTGCCTACGCGCTTACCCGTAAAGACGTACAGGGCTATCAGGTGAGTCCATTCGGGCGTCAGGACTTTTCGACGGTCAGCATCAAACCCTGA
- the radC gene encoding RadC family protein: MSIRDWPAAERPREKLLEHGSSSLSDAELLAIFLRTGVSGKSAVDLARHLLAEFGSLRALLEADVAAFCCQLGLGPAKFSQLQAVLEMGRRHLAERLRRDSALESPQAVRDYLKSLLRHELHEVFGCLFMDSKHRMLAFEVLFRGSIDSASVYPRQVVKRALAHNAAAVILCHNHPSGITEPSQADRTLTKRLTEALDLIEVRVLDHFIVGDGEPLSMVEHGWM, translated from the coding sequence ATGAGCATTAGAGATTGGCCGGCGGCAGAGCGACCGCGCGAGAAACTTTTAGAACACGGATCATCCAGTCTTTCGGACGCCGAACTGCTGGCAATCTTCCTGCGAACCGGCGTTTCAGGCAAAAGCGCGGTCGACCTGGCGCGGCATTTACTCGCTGAATTCGGCAGCCTGAGGGCCTTGCTGGAAGCAGATGTCGCTGCGTTCTGTTGTCAGCTGGGGCTGGGGCCAGCCAAGTTCAGCCAGTTGCAGGCGGTGCTGGAAATGGGTCGCCGCCACCTGGCAGAACGCCTGCGCCGCGACTCGGCACTGGAGAGCCCGCAGGCCGTTCGGGACTATCTCAAGTCGTTGCTGCGCCACGAACTCCACGAAGTGTTCGGTTGCCTGTTTATGGACTCCAAACACCGGATGCTGGCCTTTGAGGTGCTGTTCAGGGGCTCCATCGACAGCGCCAGCGTATATCCGCGCCAAGTGGTCAAACGCGCCCTTGCCCATAACGCTGCGGCGGTCATTCTTTGCCACAACCACCCCTCTGGCATCACTGAGCCCAGCCAAGCCGACCGCACTCTGACCAAACGCCTGACCGAGGCCCTGGACTTGATCGAAGTGCGAGTGCTGGATCACTTTATCGTCGGAGACGGTGAGCCCCTCTCAATGGTCGAACATGGCTGGATGTAG
- the coaBC gene encoding bifunctional phosphopantothenoylcysteine decarboxylase/phosphopantothenate--cysteine ligase CoaBC has product MQRLYRKRIVLGVGGGIAAYKSAELVRRLLDQGAEVRVVMTRGGSEFITPLTMQALSGHPVHLDLLDPAAEAAMGHIELAKWADLVLIAPATADLIARLAQGLANDLLTTLVLATDATVAIAPAMNQAMWRDPATQANTRLLETRGLRVFGPASGSQACGDVGFGRMLEADDLVHCAAECFQRQVLTGKHVLITAGPTQENIDPVRYITNHSSGKMGFALAEAAVEAGARVTLITGPVHLPTPDRVSRIDVVSARDMLAACEAAIPCDVFIASAAVADYRPEVVAPQKLKKDPTKGDGLLLQMVRNPDILATIASRPDRPFSVGFAAETEHLLDYAARKLKDKNLDLIVANDVANPSIGFNSEENACSVIDRQLHATVFAQTSKGKIARQLITFIAERLNQV; this is encoded by the coding sequence ATGCAGCGGCTGTATCGAAAACGCATTGTTTTGGGCGTCGGCGGCGGCATCGCGGCTTACAAGAGTGCAGAGCTGGTTCGTCGTCTGCTGGATCAAGGCGCCGAAGTGCGGGTTGTCATGACGCGCGGCGGTAGCGAGTTCATCACCCCGCTGACCATGCAGGCCCTGTCCGGGCACCCCGTTCATCTGGACTTGCTCGACCCGGCGGCTGAAGCCGCAATGGGCCATATCGAGCTGGCCAAGTGGGCCGATCTGGTATTGATCGCGCCAGCGACGGCGGACTTGATCGCCCGTCTTGCTCAAGGTCTGGCCAATGATCTGCTGACCACGCTGGTACTGGCCACTGACGCAACGGTCGCCATTGCGCCAGCGATGAATCAGGCCATGTGGCGTGACCCGGCCACCCAGGCCAACACCCGATTGCTTGAAACCCGCGGCCTGCGTGTGTTTGGCCCGGCCTCCGGGAGCCAGGCCTGTGGTGACGTGGGCTTTGGCCGCATGCTTGAAGCTGATGACCTGGTGCACTGCGCCGCCGAGTGTTTTCAGCGTCAGGTCTTGACCGGCAAGCATGTACTGATCACGGCGGGTCCGACTCAGGAAAACATCGATCCGGTGCGCTACATCACTAACCACAGCTCCGGGAAAATGGGCTTTGCCCTGGCAGAAGCCGCGGTTGAAGCCGGTGCCCGGGTGACCCTGATTACCGGTCCGGTGCACTTGCCGACCCCGGATCGGGTAAGCCGAATCGACGTGGTCAGTGCCCGCGACATGCTGGCGGCCTGTGAAGCAGCGATCCCCTGTGATGTATTTATTGCGTCTGCTGCGGTTGCGGATTACCGCCCTGAAGTCGTTGCCCCGCAGAAACTCAAGAAAGACCCTACCAAGGGTGACGGCCTGTTGCTGCAGATGGTGCGCAATCCAGACATTCTGGCCACCATCGCTTCGCGCCCTGACCGCCCTTTTAGTGTCGGCTTTGCCGCAGAGACCGAGCACTTGCTCGATTACGCCGCGCGCAAGCTCAAAGACAAAAACCTCGACCTGATTGTGGCCAACGATGTGGCTAACCCCAGCATCGGTTTCAACAGCGAAGAAAACGCGTGCAGCGTGATTGACCGTCAACTGCATGCCACTGTGTTTGCCCAGACCAGCAAGGGCAAGATTGCCCGCCAGCTGATCACTTTTATCGCCGAACGTCTGAACCAGGTTTAA
- the dut gene encoding dUTP diphosphatase codes for MHALQAKILDPRIGNEFPLPQYATPGSAGLDLRAMLKQDTVLEPGQTLLIPTGLSVYIGDPGLAALILPRSGLGHKHGIVLGNLVGLIDSDYQGELMVSCWNRGQTAFNITIGERIAQLVLVPVVQAHFELVEEFDESQRGAGGFGHSGSL; via the coding sequence ATGCACGCTTTGCAAGCCAAAATCCTCGATCCACGCATTGGTAACGAATTCCCGCTGCCGCAGTACGCCACGCCTGGCTCCGCCGGCCTCGACCTGCGCGCCATGCTTAAACAGGACACCGTTCTTGAACCGGGCCAGACCCTGTTGATCCCGACCGGTCTGTCGGTCTACATCGGTGATCCGGGCTTGGCTGCCTTGATTCTGCCGCGCTCCGGGCTTGGTCATAAACACGGCATCGTGCTGGGTAATCTGGTAGGCCTGATCGACTCTGATTATCAGGGCGAACTGATGGTTTCGTGTTGGAACCGTGGCCAGACCGCCTTCAACATCACTATTGGTGAGCGGATTGCTCAACTGGTGCTGGTACCGGTGGTACAGGCTCACTTTGAGCTGGTCGAAGAATTCGACGAAAGCCAGCGTGGCGCTGGCGGCTTCGGTCATTCCGGCAGCCTCTGA